Proteins encoded in a region of the Desulfofalx alkaliphila DSM 12257 genome:
- the nrfD gene encoding NrfD/PsrC family molybdoenzyme membrane anchor subunit, producing MESQKQGWTFKMTPVRFLLLILAVIAAAIAVYRLVVGLGATTNLNDEWPWGLWIGFDVLTGVALAGGGYSVALIAHILHIEKFNVIARSAMLTSLLGYLLVMIGLFLDIGQWFNFWRPFVSWGYHSVLFEVFWCVSLYTTVQVLEFGEIATEKVAKPLHKFFAKAMPFLLIIGVLLPTLHQSSLGALYLTQVDKLHPLWWSPYIGLFFLMSSFFVGPAMVTVETSLAGRAYNHWVDTKVLRSLQRIGFTIMIMYLGLKIFDLTSRDAWQYVFAGGLESNMFILEMAVGVLIPLVIFFTAWGKTRAGLTTAGAMVAIGVIINRMNVVITGMISYQGVAYAPSWMEWMVTIGLVAGGMLAYCFICDNFRVLDHGDEQKAA from the coding sequence ATGGAGTCCCAAAAACAAGGATGGACCTTTAAAATGACTCCGGTCAGATTCTTGTTACTTATTCTGGCCGTAATTGCTGCAGCCATTGCAGTGTACCGTTTAGTTGTTGGTCTGGGAGCCACCACAAACCTTAATGACGAGTGGCCCTGGGGTCTGTGGATTGGATTTGACGTGTTAACCGGGGTTGCCCTGGCCGGCGGCGGTTACAGTGTCGCCCTGATAGCACATATTTTACACATAGAAAAGTTTAACGTCATTGCCCGCAGTGCCATGCTCACATCACTGCTGGGTTATCTCTTGGTAATGATTGGTTTGTTCCTGGACATCGGTCAGTGGTTCAACTTCTGGCGTCCCTTTGTATCTTGGGGTTACCACTCCGTACTGTTCGAAGTGTTCTGGTGTGTTTCCCTTTACACCACTGTGCAAGTACTTGAGTTTGGTGAAATTGCCACCGAGAAAGTGGCAAAGCCCCTGCACAAGTTCTTTGCTAAGGCTATGCCCTTCCTGTTAATTATCGGTGTGCTTTTACCCACCTTGCACCAATCTTCATTGGGTGCTCTGTACCTGACACAGGTGGATAAACTGCACCCGCTGTGGTGGTCACCCTATATTGGACTCTTCTTCTTAATGTCATCTTTCTTTGTGGGACCGGCCATGGTTACTGTGGAAACTTCGCTGGCCGGCAGAGCTTACAACCACTGGGTGGACACTAAGGTTTTACGCAGCCTGCAGAGAATTGGTTTCACCATCATGATCATGTATCTGGGCCTGAAGATATTCGACCTCACCAGCCGGGATGCTTGGCAGTATGTGTTTGCCGGCGGTCTGGAGTCGAACATGTTCATCTTGGAGATGGCAGTGGGTGTACTGATACCGCTGGTTATCTTCTTCACTGCCTGGGGCAAAACCAGGGCCGGTTTAACCACCGCCGGTGCCATGGTAGCTATCGGTGTCATTATAAACCGGATGAACGTTGTAATTACCGGTATGATTAGTTATCAAGGTGTAGCTTACGCTCCTTCCTGGATGGAGTGGATGGTTACCATCGGTCTGGTTGCAGGCGGTATGCTGGCATACTGCTTCATCTGCGATAACTTTAGAGTGCTCGACCACGGAGATGAGCAAAAAGCAGCTTAA
- a CDS encoding NAD(P)/FAD-dependent oxidoreductase, whose protein sequence is MNYDLAVIGGGPAGMMAAATAASNGLRVILLEKNEKLGKKLYITGKGRCNVTNYGDLEDFLNNVVSNRKFLYSAFNAFTNHQLLDLLHSFGVKTKVERGNRVFPASDKSSDIIKGFEKHLRKLGVDIRYHCPVKKILCTNSTVTGVLLQDNTKIYCPKVLIATGGLSYQNTGSTGDGYVMAGRLGHTLVEPKPALVPLVTKDQWPKEVQGLTLKNVNVKLLANKKVVQEQFGEMLFTHFGVSGPAILSLSSFLKNINKAKEVKLSIDLKPALSPEQLDRRLLRDFEKYQKKQLKNALDDLLPKKLIPVVIRLAALNGDKPVDQVTKKERLSLAEILKGLILTVTGTRPINEAIVTSGGVKTGEINPSTLESKLVSGLYFAGEVIDVDALTGGYNLQIAFSTGYLAGLSAALGQRA, encoded by the coding sequence ATGAACTATGACTTAGCTGTTATCGGCGGCGGGCCGGCAGGTATGATGGCAGCCGCCACCGCCGCCTCCAATGGCTTAAGGGTAATTTTATTAGAAAAAAACGAAAAGCTGGGTAAAAAATTGTATATCACCGGGAAAGGGCGCTGTAATGTAACCAACTACGGTGACCTAGAGGATTTTTTAAATAATGTTGTCAGTAACAGAAAGTTTTTATACAGTGCCTTTAATGCCTTTACCAATCACCAATTGCTGGATTTGTTGCACAGCTTCGGTGTAAAAACTAAGGTGGAACGGGGAAATAGGGTTTTTCCCGCCAGTGATAAATCCAGCGATATTATTAAGGGGTTTGAAAAACACCTGCGTAAGCTTGGGGTAGATATTCGTTATCACTGTCCCGTTAAAAAGATATTGTGTACCAACAGTACCGTAACCGGGGTCTTGCTGCAAGATAACACTAAAATTTACTGCCCCAAGGTGCTGATTGCAACCGGCGGCTTGTCTTATCAAAATACCGGTTCAACCGGGGACGGCTATGTCATGGCCGGCCGGTTGGGTCACACCCTTGTGGAACCTAAGCCGGCCTTGGTTCCATTGGTTACTAAAGACCAATGGCCCAAGGAAGTGCAGGGCCTAACATTAAAAAATGTAAATGTTAAGCTGCTGGCCAATAAGAAGGTGGTTCAAGAGCAGTTTGGCGAAATGCTTTTTACTCATTTCGGTGTCAGCGGCCCGGCCATCTTGTCCTTAAGCAGTTTTTTAAAAAATATTAATAAGGCTAAAGAAGTTAAGCTCTCCATAGATTTGAAACCGGCCCTGTCCCCCGAGCAGTTAGATAGGCGTCTACTGAGGGATTTTGAAAAGTACCAAAAAAAGCAGTTGAAAAATGCCCTTGATGATCTCTTGCCCAAAAAATTAATCCCGGTGGTTATAAGGTTGGCGGCCTTGAACGGGGATAAGCCCGTTGACCAGGTTACTAAAAAGGAACGGCTTTCCCTGGCGGAAATCCTAAAGGGCCTTATTTTAACGGTGACGGGCACAAGGCCCATAAACGAGGCAATAGTTACCAGCGGTGGAGTAAAAACCGGTGAAATCAACCCGTCTACCCTGGAATCTAAATTGGTATCGGGATTGTACTTTGCCGGGGAAGTGATAGACGTGGACGCCCTGACAGGCGGTTATAACCTGCAAATTGCCTTTTCCACCGGTTACCTTGCAGGATTGAGTGCCGCCCTGGGCCAAAGGGCCTAG